A window of bacterium contains these coding sequences:
- a CDS encoding FAD-dependent oxidoreductase yields the protein MKTVHEPARDVPVVADADVVVVGGGPAGIAAAVAAARNGARTMILERYGYLGGLASGGMVLLLDDMCDRGGRTVGGIGHEIVERMAAAGGCVVPPLEECFRQDEELWWKWARWGFEDFYARVQPHPTTYGASFDPEVWKQISNEMALGAGVTLRMHSWFSRPVVEDGRMHAVVVETKEGRQAVEGRLFIDATGDGDVYAGAGAPHIKGSYMMTLVHRLADVDTARATRFEREHPEEAKRLNHQVKQIFGASWDLWWLHTPRDGVIWCNTPHIHGLDGLRVEDLTRLEVEARQRFVRAAAWLREHFPGFERSYVLDAAPQAGVRQTRLLLGEYVLTKEDIVERRTFPDVIGRGRDYYMPYRSLLPVGVDGLLVAGRHYSATPEAQKISREIPPCMVMGEAAGTAAAIAVGKSLEPRRVDVGELQERLAAQGAILGAPIANTARYGAAGS from the coding sequence ATGAAGACCGTGCACGAGCCCGCACGCGACGTGCCCGTCGTCGCCGATGCCGACGTCGTGGTGGTCGGGGGCGGGCCCGCCGGCATCGCCGCTGCGGTGGCGGCCGCGCGGAACGGCGCCCGGACGATGATCCTCGAGCGCTACGGGTACCTCGGCGGCCTCGCGTCCGGCGGGATGGTCCTGCTACTCGACGACATGTGCGACCGCGGCGGACGGACCGTCGGCGGCATCGGCCACGAGATCGTCGAGCGCATGGCCGCGGCCGGCGGCTGCGTCGTGCCGCCGCTCGAGGAGTGCTTCCGCCAGGACGAGGAGTTGTGGTGGAAGTGGGCGCGGTGGGGCTTCGAGGACTTCTACGCGCGCGTCCAGCCGCATCCGACGACGTACGGCGCCTCGTTCGACCCCGAGGTGTGGAAGCAGATCTCGAACGAGATGGCGCTCGGCGCCGGCGTGACGCTGCGGATGCATTCGTGGTTCTCCCGGCCGGTGGTGGAAGACGGCCGAATGCACGCGGTCGTGGTCGAGACGAAGGAGGGACGGCAGGCCGTCGAGGGCCGCCTCTTCATCGACGCGACGGGCGACGGCGACGTGTACGCGGGCGCCGGCGCGCCGCACATCAAGGGCTCCTACATGATGACGCTGGTTCACCGCCTCGCCGACGTCGACACCGCCCGCGCGACGCGGTTCGAGCGCGAACATCCGGAAGAGGCGAAGCGGCTCAACCATCAGGTGAAGCAGATTTTCGGCGCGTCCTGGGACCTCTGGTGGCTGCACACGCCGCGCGACGGCGTCATCTGGTGCAACACGCCGCACATCCACGGCCTCGACGGGCTGCGGGTGGAAGACCTGACCCGCCTCGAGGTCGAGGCGCGCCAGCGCTTCGTCCGGGCGGCCGCATGGCTGCGCGAGCACTTCCCCGGGTTCGAGCGCTCCTACGTCCTGGACGCCGCGCCGCAGGCGGGCGTGCGGCAGACGCGCCTGCTCCTCGGCGAGTACGTGCTGACCAAGGAAGACATCGTGGAGCGGCGGACGTTCCCCGACGTGATCGGGCGCGGCCGCGACTACTACATGCCCTACCGCAGCCTGCTGCCGGTCGGCGTCGACGGCCTGCTCGTGGCCGGCCGCCACTACTCGGCGACGCCGGAGGCGCAGAAGATCAGCCGGGAAATTCCGCCGTGCATGGTGATGGGCGAGGCGGCGGGGACCGCGGCGGCCATCGCCGTCGGGAAGAGCCTCGAGCCCCGGCGTGTCGACGTCGGCGAGCTGCAAGAACGCCTCGCCGCGCAGGGCGCGATCCTGGGCGCACCGATCGCCAACACGGCCCGGTATGGAGCGGCGGGATCATGA